The Magnolia sinica isolate HGM2019 chromosome 9, MsV1, whole genome shotgun sequence genome contains a region encoding:
- the LOC131254906 gene encoding putative UPF0481 protein At3g02645 → MNPAVDEIRWVIQIRRHLDEDQDDETGLPVCIFTVPRILVATKPDAYIPQQIALGPYHHWRPELYEMERYKVAASKRIQKQLKSLKFQDIVDLFGRLEPRIRSCYHHYLNFSGETLAWMMAIDASFLLEFLQIFIAKDVRVLKRISSRMLQLVDNEGRRSAHNAILRDIMMLENQIPLFLLRKILDSQRPSTQEADEELSAILMELCKQLSPFKMMENFKQIQVKDRAHLLEILFYVLVPKPDESNEINESEEVIIEENAKELSGDIGQVRQLLNTVWDYMSSLKVRPCLYVKEALGSRPLQLVVKLPWTIITKLPGLKLLKEPVEHFFSSSQDKEKAKPEDGSPSNNNNQPPSIEEITIPSVSDLINNGVRFSATKGDLSTISFDVKTVTFYLPTVTLDVHTEVILRNLVAFEASIAIGPLVFTRYTELMNGIIDTEEDVKVLRKLGIVENCLKSDGEAASLWNGMSKSMKLTKVPYLDKVIEDVNKYYSSRWKVKVGKFMKKYVFGSWQFLTFLAAILLLLMNGLQAFCSVYTCARWFNLKMQE, encoded by the coding sequence ATGAATCCAGCCGTCGACGAGATCCGTTGGGTTATACAAATCCGCCGGCACCTTGATGAAGACCAGGACGATGAAACCGGCCTCCCCGTCTGCATCTTCACCGTCCCAAGAATCCTAGTCGCCACCAAGCCCGACGCCTATATACCCCAGCAAATCGCACTAGGTCCCTACCACCACTGGCGGCCAGAGCTCTACGAAATGGAGAGGTACAAGGTTGCTGCCTCTAAAAGAATCCAAAAACAACTCAAAAGCCTCAAATTTCAAGACATCGTTGATCTGTTTGGGAGGCTCGAGCCTCGGATCCGGTCGTGTTACCACCACTACCTCAACTTCAGTGGGGAAACCCTAGCGTGGATGATGGCCATCGATGCGTCGTTTTTACTTGAATTCTTACAGATCTTCATCGCAAAAGATGTTAGAGTCTTAAAAAGAATATCATCGAGAATGTTGCAATTGGTGGATAACGAGGGGAGGAGATCAGCTCATAACGCAATCCTCCGGGATATAATGATGCTCGAAAACCAAATCCCGCTCTTCCTCTTAAGAAAGATCTTAGATTCTCAGCGCCCGTCCACTCAAGAAGCTGACGAAGAACTATCGGCGATCTTGATGGAGCTTTGCAAACAGCTCTCCCCATTTAAGATGATGGAGAATTTTAAACAAATCCAAGTGAAGGATCGCGCGCACTTGCTTGAGATCCTTTTCTACGTGCTCGTGCCAAAACCAGACGAATCGAACGAGATCAACGAATCCGAAGAAGTAATAATTGAAGAGAACGCAAAAGAATTATCTGGCGACATAGGTCAGGTCCGGCAGCTCCTTAACACGGTATGGGATTACATGTCGTCTCTCAAGGTTCGACCCTGCCTCTACGTGAAGGAAGCTCTCGGGTCCAGACCGCTTCAGTTGGTAGTGAAACTCCCATGGACGATTATCACAAAACTCCCCGGATTGAAGCTGTTAAAAGAACCCGTCGAGCATTTCTTCTCATCGTCCCAAGATAAGGAAAAAGCCAAACCTGAAGATGGAAGTCcaagcaacaacaacaaccagcCCCCTTCAATTGAAGAGATTACCATTCCTTCAGTGTCTGATCTAATCAACAACGGTGTAAGATTCTCGGCAACCAAAGGAGATTTATCGACCATCAGCTTCGATGTCAAGACCGTTACGTTCTATCTCCCCACCGTTACGCTCGACGTCCACACAGAGGTCATACTACGGAATTTGGTTGCCTTCGAGGCTTCGATCGCTATTGGGCCGTTGGTTTTTACACGGTACACTGAACTGATGAATGGGATTATAGACACGGAAGAGGACGTGAAAGTGCTGAGAAAGTTGGGGATTGTTGAGAACTGTTTGAAGAGCGACGGAGAAGCAGCGAGTTTGTGGAATGGGATGAGCAAATCAATGAAATTGACGAAAGTGCCCTATCTAGATAAGGTGATTGAAGATGTGAACAAGTATTATAGCAGTAGATGGAAGGTCAAAGTTGGAAAGTTCATGAAAAAGTATGTGTTTGGGTCGTGGCAGTTTCTAACATTTCTGGCTGCTATTTTGCTGTTGCTGATGAATGGCTTGCAGGCATTCTGCTCGGTCTATACGTGTGCACGTTGGTTCAATTTAAAAATGCAAGAGTGA